Genomic segment of Malus domestica chromosome 15, GDT2T_hap1:
TTGACTTCTGAATCTCGCAACTGTGGCCAAGGAAAGAACACAcgtcggccttcgggttctagagcctgaagacaagcttgctagttctgcgaagttcaatatcaaattcggctcttagggtgccgaatgtagtaacctaaTAACagctcacttcgccgagaaggctgatgagatgacctctgccaataagaatttgaaaatccttctcgaacgagacttggatagataaccagttaGCCTcgtcgcagtgctgtttatccaaactgaatgtgCTCCACGGCTGGCTGATTTTACgacaacagtgctgtttatccaaactgaagatgtcactgattgctttcacagtgctgtttatccaaactgaagatgtgttggcggaaaaagaaaataaaaatcttaaggttgttgagaggtttcactTAGAGCCAGAGTTTGCGCAGAGCAGTTTGTGTCTTGAATTGGATATGGTCTTCACGTTGCACAACTTCATGTATTTATAGCACTATTTGCTTGTGTTTCTCGCGGAACATCTGTAGTTATCCACAACTTGAATCTTCTGAAGATAAGCAGTTTATACAAATAAAACTCTTGATAGCTATCCCATTCGTTAATTGACCGCTTAACAATGACCCATCCTCATTGACCATTGGCTATTGGATTTGATAGAATCAGACCAATTTGCATGCACATGAAACTCTTTCTATAGCATCATGAGGAACCATGCAATGTTAGTGCCCATATTTGCGTCCAAGTGCATGCATCGCCAAAGTTTAAACACTTTAGCCCATGCCGTGCTCATCCCTGAAGAATATGCTAATTATTAGCATATATTTATGTGCTAATAATTATCCTAATCTAGAATATGCCACTCCATTATTTTTTTGTGATCATCATGTACCGCTATTATCCAAAATAACCTATATGCATGGTTGACCGACTCCAAACACACGTGGGGGACATTCCCTGTTGATTTCATCTTGGCATCCCATGCATACATGAAGACCATGCATCTTGACAATTCTAATCAAACCCATCATGCTGCTCCAATCTGATAACAAGAATCCCAAGTCCATTTGAACTATACTACTTGCTTGGAGATATAATTTGCATCTTATTATCCCGTATAAGATAATATCAAGATAATTTGTTATTAAAAGATCATGAAATATCCTTTAATAATAACAAAACTATCTTCACTTTTTCATCTGATAGTGTGGAGTTGTGCTCACTCAACGACCTTGATTGCAcaggccgatggtgtaaatttggatCCAAACACCATTCTAAATAGGTATCGAGCCAAAAAGAACCAACTGATTGCAATTTTTGTTATAATCCTGAGATAGAGAGATGCTAGTTTGGAGAAAAGTTTCATGATATTGTTGTAACAATTCAAAATCCCTCATGCATTCGTAGACAACTGATATAGCAAAAATCATTTTAAGAATAATATCCTGATTTTGAAACCTAGGAATTTTTTACCACATAAATGAAATCAGGGCAATTTCTTTCTACATGATCTTGCGTCAAATGTCAATGTAAGAAACTaatgaaagatttttcaatatgtCCGAAATATGAATACATTTGTCATTTGTTATTATACAAATATAGggacacttgaaaaaaaaaactttcctctacttgtataataacatataacGTACCGTCTCATGTTCTAGGCACATCAAAAAGTCTCTCAAAACCAAGGGGAGCTAAATCATTGCAACAAATTAAtactaaaatttggtaatttcatgATTATTGTAAGTAATAAAAACATTCAAATATTTCTTGATGTATAAAACAATTTTCATGTATATATTCAAATTAGACCAACAAACTTTAATGAGTTTGTCTGAAATTGCTCATAAGAAGATATGAGGAATACCGAATACGTACTTCTATAAACGTAACCAGCAATTTAGTAACCCTCAAACTTAACCACCTGGCATAACAAGTTTGAAGGtggaataaaaatgaaaaaaagtcCAAGCAATATTATTTTCCAACGGCGCTTCACGATTGGAAGCTTCAATGTCCAGGTGGACACTGGAAATTATTTTTTGGAGTTAAAGTAATAAACTACATCACGGCTTGCAAGCAATAGATGGATCATAGATGTGGCAACTTGACCTTGATACTTTCAACAAAATATGACAAAAAAGTAAAGCAACTTAATTGAATTCTTCAAAGAATGAATATAGTATTGAAGGAGGCACTATCCAAGTTAAAGGTGATTCTTCTATTTTCTTTGAAGCTTTTACTATTCTCCTGTGAATTTTGTACACTTATCAATTTAGACTTTTCCGGTAAACAGAAAATCAAGCTTAAAGTCATGTGAACTAACACAACCTATTTGTCATATTTGCTTGCACTTTTGGTTCTTCAGAAATTTTCGCATCGTATCTATTGTATACAACCTTGTGTATGTTTCTTTCATCATCTAACGAGCGCTAAAGACACAATTGTCGTGGGATGACTCagtagttgaggatgaattctAGGTCCGTTTTCAATATGGCACGTCCTGAGTTTGATTCCTAGCGCTGGTGAATAATGGCAAAGGAGATTGAATTGACTCTGTGAGTCTTTTCGGTCCCTGAAAAGGTGAATTGCCGTAGCAAAGCCACCAACTCTCCTTTattaaaaaaagagaaaaaaaaacgagCTTTAAAAACACATAATAATATACATCTGATTATATAACAGATTTTCTACTCTTTTTGAAAAATAATGATTAGCATGAAGCATATACGTAAAAGAAAAGATATTGTCATTTAATCTCTAATGATGATGAttaaatgaaaataataaaagaaaatcagaaaattTAAGACAAATGAAGGGGAAAATGATTACCTTCTCCTATAAGTtataacaaaaatatataattttgtattttgaaaTTTCTAATATATACATGAAAAGGAGATCCTTatctaaaaaaaatctaaatcaTGGTTGGGGGTCAATTTTTCAATTGAGTAAACAACTAATTAAGTTGATTTTCATATTATCATATATTGGATAATCCTAAAGGAAAACAATTTTTGATAGATCCGTTTGCCGGCATGGATATTGGATAATCCCATGCTAAGCTTTTCTTGtatgattgaagaaaaaaaaacacttctcAATGTTGATATGTCCCTCCTttccttctttttatcttcaaaTGTCTTGATAAAATTGACACATCATTGTACATGTTTAGTAACATCTATCAAATAAAAACTTTATATTTCAAATCACTTTTCCTTAATTTTAGCAAAATAGAAAACGAAAACGAAGTGTCAAGGAAATTGCCATTATTGAAAGGATAAGCTCAAACAATTTCGTAAATTTTCAATAAGGCTTTGTAATTGTTAAAATCGAATCAAActgtttaaattgttttgaTTTAGCGTGAAAATGCTAACTTAATTTAGCCGATTTGACCGTTTGAGCGGTTTTTTGTACACCCTTGTAAAACTTTCATCAAATATCCAAATCCTCGAACGTTCTTCCTCTTCAGGAAATCCTATTTCTTAGAGGCTGGTGacgtaatatatatatacggatTACCCTACGGATGAAATGCAACCGATGCATCCAATCCAATATTTTCCACGTATACCagtattttcaaaattttgagagAGCTTGTTCAAGGCAGTGGAAAGTGGGCCCCTCTTTCCCTTTGCACATTTGCAATATTCAAAAGCTTATATAAAGCAGTTGCGGGAGGTACCCGTTCTCTGCACAACGAAACCAAAAACTCTCTCACCCATCGATACCATTACACTTCTCAACTCTGCcagtctctctctgtctctttccAAAATATCAAAAGCACCAAACAAAAGAAACCAAATTCAAATCCCAAAAcacaatatatattttaagtttttggtacaaacaaagcaagtatatttatatataaaggcCATTGCTTTTGAGCGTTTCAGAAGCAAGGGAAAAATGGGTGTTGGAATTCAAACAATGTGGAGCATTCTGCTATTGTTTTCCTGCATTTTTTCTGCAGCTTCAGCTTCTGTGAGTTATGACCACAAGGCTATAATAATTAATGGGCAGAAAAGGATTTTAATTTCTGGCTCCATTCACTATCCCAGAAGCACTCCCGAGGTACGCTTTcttatttgtttcatatttctGCCGGGTTTTTTTTGGCATTGTTTTTGGTgcaatttcaataattttttacttatgggttttttttcagctccattttttttttatattatggGGTATTTTTTTAAGCATTTTAAACTTGTGGGATATTGTGATCTTGCATTTAAaagttttcttattatttttcagctcaatttttttttttttttatattttgcgTTTAATTTCTGGTGTGTGTGGTTACAGATGTGGCCGGATTTAATTCAGAAGGCCAAAGATGGAGGCTTGGATGTTATACAGACCTATGTGTTTTGGAatggccatgaaccttctccGGGAAATGTAATGCAATTAGCAATTCGCATTTAAAATTTACGTTTCTTTGTCCTCTCTAATGCAAAATATTTATGCTAATtaattggttttttattttttcaaatttgcagTATTATTTCGAGGACAGATATGATTTGGTCAAGTTTATCAAGCTGGTGCAACAAGCAGGCCTATTTGTTAGTCTCCGGATTGGCCCTTATGTTTGCGCTGAATGGAACTTCgggtaattatttttgttaaaatcaaacttaattttttaagaatattttgtgatttattttattcttatgcAAATATGGTTATGTTCATTACTCTGTTTTTTTGCTCTGTTTCTGAAACAGGGGATTCCCAGTTTGGCTGAAATATGTCCCTGGAATCGCTTTTCGAACGGACAATGAGCCTTTCAAGGTTGGATATCTTAAATCTTCCGTTTTGTTTAATCCAGTTTaaattttttcaacaaataattttgaagctaaatttaatttctaattatCTGTTATGAAGGCGGCAATGCAAAAATTTACAGAGAAGATTGTCAGCATGATGAAGGCAGAGAAGCTGTTTCAAACTCAAGGAGGTCCTATAATTCTCTCTCAGGTTAGAAAACCGGTCGAGTTTTAAGACATTTTTAGAAGCGCTTTTTGTAAAACGCTTTTAGTCATTTTCAAATCAATCTCCAACATGCCGTCGGTCTTTTTTATGTTTCTAGAAGTGGGATTGAATTTACTTCCAAGAAATTGAGCAATGTTTGCTTCCTTTTGTTTTATCTGCTGAGTAAAATTTGGCCAGTCAATgcttattaatattaattaatcttatttttcaaatttgatttgaCAGATAGAAAATGAATTTGGACCTGTGGAATGGGAAATTGGTGCACCTGGAAAAGCTTACACCAAATGGGCAGCTCAGATGGCTGTAGGCCTAGACACTGGAGTTCCATGGATTATGTGCAAGCAAGAGGATGCCCCCGATCCCGTTGTAAGTTTGTCTGCGCATTTTTTTCGATGCTTTTGCAGTATTTAATTTAATCTGCGAAGAGGGAAATTTGAACTCGGGTGCACAGAGAGACGCCTTCTGCCTACTATGTGTCGTCATTTTTTAACAAGAATTGCGTAAATGTCCTTCATTTATTGTGACCCTCCTTTCTTGGTGGGGTTTTAAAACTGTTTGCCGTCAACCTAACCAAGTAGGTGACCTTTTGCTGTAGATTTGTGTTTCATATGGTCACGGCAAGGCTTGTCCCCATCTTATTTGATATTCTAAATTACTTTAATCTATGGGGGATTGAACTCCAATGCATGGGTTACGCACATCGCCCTGTCCAACTGACCTAACCACGTTTACATCTCGATGaaatggttttcaatttttacaaggATGAATCTTCAGTTTTGAAGACTTTTCTGATAAAAGACTTAAGTCAATTTTTCGGGTTGGTTTGGTCAGTAACTGAATTTGTGCTGTCTAATAAATTCTGCTATTAACTACAACAAACAAAGAGCTTCATAATTGTACTCCCCAGAAGTGTAGGTCCTCTCTCCTTTGGGATCGAGGGTGGATGCTATGCTTGCGTCTTGGGACCTTTACTGAAAAGCTAATTTCGCGTAATTTGTTATGTGACAGATTGACACTTGCAATGGTTTCTACTGTGAGAATTTCAAGCCAAATAAGGACTATAAGCCCAAAATGTGGACAGAAGTCTGGACTGGTTGGTAAGTCACACAAGTTGCCTGTACAGTTCCAAAGTTTATTTCCTTAGGCCCGTCGTATCAGTACTTTCTTGTACTGTCCCTCAAGCCTTTTGATGAGGCTGCCTCTTTTGTATGATTTTTTCAGGTATACAGAATTCGGTGGGGCAGTTCCCACTAGACCTGCAGAAGATGTGGCATTTTCAGTTGCTAGGTTCATACAAAGCGGCGGTTCGTTTTTGAACTATTACATGGTTAGTTGTTGCCTTGTTGGTGTCATATTTCCGAGTTTATTGTATCCGACTGATGATTAAGCACCGAGAGtgtattttctaatttttgttgtGTTTTCTCCCGTTTTCTGTTCCAGTACCACGGAGGAACGAATTTTGGCCGAACAGCCGGAGGTCCCTTCATGGCCACTAGCTATGACTACGACGCCCCCTTAGACGAATATGGTATGCAAATACAATTAGCATTGTGTAGCAGGTTGTTACAAAGTTTGGATCATAAAGTCATAATCCGTAGCCTTGATGATATGTTGGTTACACCTTACATTGTCTTAGTCTATAAGTTTCTGAAGCATCGAACTAAGGAAATGCTTAATGTATGCAAAACCGTATCATTGCACGTTGATGTAACGCGTTGCCTGTGCTATATCAGGACTACCCCGGGAACCAAAGTGGGGACATTTGAGAGATCTGCACAAAGCCATTAAATCATGTGAGTCTGCTTTAGTGTCCGTTGATCCTTCAGTGACTAAACTCGGAAGTAATCAAGAGGTAAAGTCTTTCAGCTAGCTCAGGAGGTTTGAAATTTGCTATGATTCTCGTTGTACTGATTAATATTATCCTTGCAGGCTCATGTATTCAAATCAGAGTCGGATTGCGCTGCATTCCTCGCAAATTATGACGCAAAATACTCTGTTAAAGTGAGCTTTGGAGGCGGGCAGTATGACCTGCCGCCATGGTCCATCAGCATTCTTCCGGACTGCAAAACCGAAGTTTACAACACTGCAAAGGTGAGCAGTTGGATATGTTAGTCGACAACAATCAAGttttatttcttaatttcaGTAAGATTCACTTAGACTTGTTATCTCCGCACAGGTTGGTTCGCAAAGCTCGCAAGTTCAGATGACACCAGTACATAGTGGATTTCCTTGGCAGTCATTCATCGAAGAAACCACCTCTTCTGATGAGACCGATACAACTACATTGGACGGGTTGTATGAGCAAATAAATATCACTAGGGATACTACAGACTACTTGTGGTACATGACAGAGTAAGTATATTAAACACATCATAGTTTAAGAATTGTCTTTTTCTTAAATGTTACAGGGAAGTTGTTGCActgtttttcatttctttctaaCTTGGTAGTTCAAATTTTGGTTACCAGTATCACAATAGGTTCTGATGAAGCGTTTCTAAAGAACGGAAAGTCCCCACTTCTTACGATCTTTTCAGCAGGTCATGCCTTGAATGTTTTCATCAATGGTCAGCTATCAGGTAGATAAAAATGGATGAAATTGTATGTAACTCCGTCTAGTTCTTCCGCTGAATGAACTTAATTTTAGCAAAACTGTCTACCTTTATTGCAGGAACCGTGTATGGGTCATTGGAGAATCCTAAATTATCATTCAGTCAAAACGTGAACCTGAGATCTGGCATCAACAAGCTTGCATTGCTTAGCATTTCCGTTGGTCTGCCGGTTAGTTCTTGCATTCCCTAATGAGATATTGGTTTTCTAAACATCTGAGATGGCATCTAaaatttttgcttcttttgtgTTCTAATAAAATCAGAATGTTGGTACTCACTTTGAGACATGGAACGCGGGAGTTCTAGGCCCGATCACGTTGAAGGGTCTGAATTCAGGAACATGGGACATGTCAGGGTGGAAATGGACGTACAAGGTTTGTTGCATTTCAACGTTTATGCTCTTTTCCTTCCCCTTCCAAGATGTCGAAAAATTTGGCAAAAGAACTAGAGAATAACTTGTTTGCTTTATGAGCAGACTGGTCTGAAAGGTGAAGCTTTAGGCCTCCATACTGTTACTGGGAGTTCTTCTGTTGAATGGGTAGAAGGACCATCGATGGCTGAAAAACAACCCCTTACATGGTACAAGGTTCGTATACTTCCAATACGCGTATATTTTATGCCCGTCTTTCTTATGGAGTCCATGAAAAACCAGATATTAATCGAAGCTGTGATATCTTCAGGCTACTTTTAATGCACCACCAGGTGATGCTCCATTAGCTTTAGATATGGGAAGCATGGGAAAAGGTCAGATATGGATAAAT
This window contains:
- the LOC114821536 gene encoding beta-galactosidase precursor, which produces MGVGIQTMWSILLLFSCIFSAASASVSYDHKAIIINGQKRILISGSIHYPRSTPEMWPDLIQKAKDGGLDVIQTYVFWNGHEPSPGNYYFEDRYDLVKFIKLVQQAGLFVSLRIGPYVCAEWNFGGFPVWLKYVPGIAFRTDNEPFKAAMQKFTEKIVSMMKAEKLFQTQGGPIILSQIENEFGPVEWEIGAPGKAYTKWAAQMAVGLDTGVPWIMCKQEDAPDPVIDTCNGFYCENFKPNKDYKPKMWTEVWTGWYTEFGGAVPTRPAEDVAFSVARFIQSGGSFLNYYMYHGGTNFGRTAGGPFMATSYDYDAPLDEYGLPREPKWGHLRDLHKAIKSCESALVSVDPSVTKLGSNQEAHVFKSESDCAAFLANYDAKYSVKVSFGGGQYDLPPWSISILPDCKTEVYNTAKVGSQSSQVQMTPVHSGFPWQSFIEETTSSDETDTTTLDGLYEQINITRDTTDYLWYMTDITIGSDEAFLKNGKSPLLTIFSAGHALNVFINGQLSGTVYGSLENPKLSFSQNVNLRSGINKLALLSISVGLPNVGTHFETWNAGVLGPITLKGLNSGTWDMSGWKWTYKTGLKGEALGLHTVTGSSSVEWVEGPSMAEKQPLTWYKATFNAPPGDAPLALDMGSMGKGQIWINGQSVGRHWPGYIARGSCGDCSYAGTYDDKKCRTHCGEPSQRWYHIPRSWLTPTGNLLVVFEEWGGDPSRISLVERGTALDAKKL